TGTCACAGAAGGTCTGCACCCCTATGCTTAAACGGTTAACTCCTTCTTTTAAAAACATGTCTGATTTATCCTCTGTCAATTCGGTGATACTGGTTTCAACTGTAATTTCCGCATCATGTTTTAATGGCAGATATTCCTTGATAGCATGCAAAATATCCCTTAAATTGCCTGTTTCAAGGGAGGTAGGAGTGCCGCCTCCGAAATATACCGCATCAAAGCTGCTGTTTTGTATGTATGGAAATACGCCGTAGCTTTTTATTTCATTGATTATTAACTGGTGATAATCGTAAGCCGGAGCGCACAAATATCTTCGCATGTTGCAAAAAGTGCATATCTTGCTGCAAAAGGGTATATGTATATAAACGGCTTTAGGACGCGTATCCGGTTCCATCTGCAAAAGGTATTCCTTCAGGAAAGATTTTTCATTACGAAGCCTTCTTAAGGGAGCCAAGGCATCGTGATGTCCTTTTAAACGTTTTGAATACCTCCCTTTTACTTCTGACTGAATGTTATTCATCATTGTCCCCATCCCTGCTCTCCTTAAAAATTATATTCCCTCTGCCCTTCTAAGAACTTCCATGAATACCTTTTGTGCAGTTTCCAAATCCCTGGAATCGGGATGTTTTGCCGCTTCCATGTGCCTGTTGATCCTCTCCGGTGTCATGTAGTGGGGATGATCGGGAGGATATTGCCTGACCCGTTCGGTAAGTGCCGGATCTATTTTCCCCTGGCAAATAAAATCTCCAAGATATTCATTGGAAGCATCCACAAGCTGCTTAAGCCTCTCTATGACTTTCCCGGCATGAGGTGAATCAGGATAAGCTCCTAAAGTCGCAAACAGGGCAACCTTCTTATCCTTAACTCCCTGTATATATTCCTTCATTGCTGCATCGGCATTTCCCTTATCAATCCAGCATCCCAAAATAACCAGATCACAATCTTCCAATGCCGGCTGCTCTGAAACAGAGTGGATGAAGGTTCCTTCAGGCATTACCTCCAGGATGGCTTCGGCAACTTTTTTTGTATTTCCTGTTTTGCTGGAATACACAATCATTGTTTTCATATATTTCCCTCCCAAATATGGTTTTCTCTATATTAATCTCTGCTTTTATACTCAGCAGGAATAAGTCAATCCAATCGGTACAAATACCGGCTTACCTGTTCTCTCATCCAGCTTTACGTCAGCTTCAACCTGATAGACATCTCTGAGCAGTTCACGGGTAAGCACATCCTCGGCTTTTCCCTGGGCAACAAGCTGTCCATTATTCAAAACCGCCAGCCTTTCACTGTAGCGTGCCGCCTGGTTAAGGTCGTGAAGCACCATGACAACAGTGATATCAAGCTCCTTGTTAAGCCTTTTTATAAGCTCCATCACTTCCATCTGATGGCATATGTCAAGAAAAGTGGTGGGCTCATCCAGCAGAAGTATTTCCGGACGCTGGGCCAAAGCCATGGCAATCCATGCCCGCTGCCGCTCGCCTCCTGATAAAGTATTTACCATCCTGTCAGAAAGCCCTTCCAATCTGGTCTGCTCTATGGCCCAGCATATGATTTCTTCATCTTCAAAGGTTTTTTCTTCATACCACCTTTTATGAGGCATCCTTCCGTAACCTACAAGCTCTCTCACCGTAAAGTCCGGAGGCGTTGCCTGGTGCTGTGACAATACAGACAGTTTTTTTGCAACTTCCCGGGTAGGCAGCAAGTGTATGTCCTGGCCGTCAAGGAGCACAGCACCGCTGGTTTGCTTTAGAAGCCTGGATATGGTGTTTAATACCGTAGATTTACCCGAGCCGTTTGGACCTATAAGCGAAAGGACTTCACCTTTATTGATAAGCAGGCTGAACTCATCTACAACAGTATTTTTATCATAAGTAATTTTTAATTCAACTGCTTCAATCATGCCTTGTATGCGCCTCCCTTTCTCAGCAGGAATATAAAAAACGGTCCGCCCAATACTGCCATGAAAATTCCCACAGGAAGCTCAAGGGGACTAAATGCGCTGCGGGCTACGGAGTCAGCCATAACCAAAAGAGCTGCGCCCATTATTCCGCTGGAGGGAAGCATAAAGCGGTAATCCGATCCCACCAGCATCCTGCTTATGTGAGGCACCATAAGACCTACAAAGCCAATTAAACCAACAGCCGCGACGGATACTCCCGATAAAAATGCGGCAGTCATGCACAAAAGCACCCGGGTGCGGTTTACCCTGATTCCCAAGTTTTTAGCCACATTATCCCCTAGCTGCAGGGCATTGGCAGGCTGTATGCAGAAAACAGAAAGTATGAGCCCTATAATTGTATAAGGAAACAGCATTTTGACCTGAGGCCAGCTTTTGCCGGCAATGCTTCCGTTAAGCCAGAGCAATACACCCTGAATCCTGTCGCTGTAAAGGTGGGATAGGAGGGAAATGCCTCCGCCTAAAACCGCATTTACAGCCACTCCCGATAAAACAATCCTTATAGGCTCTACTCCCCGCTTCCAGGCAAGTATGTATACTAAAAAGCTGGCAGCAGTAGCGCCTATAAAGGCTCCGGCAGGAACAAGAAAACTTAAACCAGGAAAGACCAGCAAAATAGTTACCGCTGCCAGACCTGCTCCAGCCGATACGCCTATTATCCCCGGATCTGCAAGGGGATTCCGCAATACCGACTGAAGCAGAGCGCCTGCGACGGCCAGGTTGGAGCCCACCATGGCTGCAGTCAGCATCCTGGGAAGGCGTATGTTTATTACAACGTTTCTTACATTTATATCAGCTGCTGGAAACAACGCGCTCCAAACCTGGCGGGTCGTGTACTTTACGCTTCCCATGCGCAATGACAGGATGCAGCAAAGTACAAGTATGGCTATAGATGCCATAAATATTATAAATCTTCTTAACGCCCTTCCGTCGGTTTTTTTAAAATTCATGGCAGACTCTTTTATTAGCATCGTCTTCTCATAATCCTTCATTTATTGATAAAGCAATTTTGCCAGAGCTTCCAAAGCATCGATGGTT
This Oxobacter pfennigii DNA region includes the following protein-coding sequences:
- a CDS encoding FecCD family ABC transporter permease, which encodes MKDYEKTMLIKESAMNFKKTDGRALRRFIIFMASIAILVLCCILSLRMGSVKYTTRQVWSALFPAADINVRNVVINIRLPRMLTAAMVGSNLAVAGALLQSVLRNPLADPGIIGVSAGAGLAAVTILLVFPGLSFLVPAGAFIGATAASFLVYILAWKRGVEPIRIVLSGVAVNAVLGGGISLLSHLYSDRIQGVLLWLNGSIAGKSWPQVKMLFPYTIIGLILSVFCIQPANALQLGDNVAKNLGIRVNRTRVLLCMTAAFLSGVSVAAVGLIGFVGLMVPHISRMLVGSDYRFMLPSSGIMGAALLVMADSVARSAFSPLELPVGIFMAVLGGPFFIFLLRKGGAYKA
- a CDS encoding flavodoxin family protein, which codes for MKTMIVYSSKTGNTKKVAEAILEVMPEGTFIHSVSEQPALEDCDLVILGCWIDKGNADAAMKEYIQGVKDKKVALFATLGAYPDSPHAGKVIERLKQLVDASNEYLGDFICQGKIDPALTERVRQYPPDHPHYMTPERINRHMEAAKHPDSRDLETAQKVFMEVLRRAEGI
- a CDS encoding ABC transporter ATP-binding protein, with the protein product MIEAVELKITYDKNTVVDEFSLLINKGEVLSLIGPNGSGKSTVLNTISRLLKQTSGAVLLDGQDIHLLPTREVAKKLSVLSQHQATPPDFTVRELVGYGRMPHKRWYEEKTFEDEEIICWAIEQTRLEGLSDRMVNTLSGGERQRAWIAMALAQRPEILLLDEPTTFLDICHQMEVMELIKRLNKELDITVVMVLHDLNQAARYSERLAVLNNGQLVAQGKAEDVLTRELLRDVYQVEADVKLDERTGKPVFVPIGLTYSC